Proteins from a genomic interval of Neodiprion lecontei isolate iyNeoLeco1 chromosome 2, iyNeoLeco1.1, whole genome shotgun sequence:
- the LOC124293145 gene encoding uncharacterized protein LOC124293145, with protein MPRTQSISVCLLNAIKKFPELYNSQHDLANDKTHSMVVWDLISYELNTPVGVLKKRWQKLRSSHKKRCRKLKSAKSVAPLPRDEIFHLMQSMLTGNSLGIVDDDSVSSAATLSVISEESRSSPGSSSSTLINEERRESSSEFDAPKRVLRPRNYQRSPEIANFETSENREHKIVDQSHSSRANEPVKIFFKSMALTVSKFPPHLQAETKTKICDIVVEAELKLSSGPRLRL; from the exons ATGCCGAGGACCCAGAGCATCAGCGTCTGTCTCTTAAATGCCATCAAGAAGTTTCCAGAGCTTTACAATTCTCAGCATGACCTTGCCAATGACAAAACCCACAGCATGGTCGTGTGGGACTTAATTTCCTACGAACTTAACACGCCAG TTGGCGTACTGAAGAAGCGATGGCAGAAGCTACGATCATCCCACAAAAAGAGGTGCAGGAAGTTGAAGAGCGCAAAATCCGTCGCCCCTCTACCACGTGACGAAATTTTCCACCTCATGCAATCCAT GCTCACCGGGAATTCCCTCGGGATCGTGGATGACGATTCCGTTTCTTCGGCGGCGACGCTTTCCGTCATATCGGAGGAGAGTCGCTCGTCTCCCGGTTCGAGCAGCAGCACTTTGATCAACGAAGAACGACGAGAGTCCTCGTCGGAATTTGATGCCCCGAAGAGAGTCCTGCGGCCCCGGAACTACCAGCGGTCACCGGAAATCGCCAATTTCGAGACATCCGAAAACCGGGAGCATAAAATCGTCGATCAATCTCACTCAAGCCGGGCGAACGAGCCCGTCAAGATTTTCTTCAAGAGCATGGCTCTGACGGTGTCTAAATTTCCGCCGCACCTTCAGGCcgaaacgaaaacaaaaatatgcgACATCGTCGTCGAGGCCGAATTGAAACTCTCGTCAGGACCGAGGCTCCGATTATAG